One genomic region from Candidatus Eremiobacterota bacterium encodes:
- a CDS encoding CDGSH iron-sulfur domain-containing protein, translating to MATEQQTIELDRSHIAPVTSREELIYLLSQASELEHGLACVYLFAAHSLKSDVCEGRLTEPQAETVRRWKRKLSGVAIEEMLHLAQVANMLTAVGGAPHFRRTNFPLAPDAFPFRIPLSLEPFSHELIERFVCYEMPEEGVLGPERRAPYDEIRARVVVPRTVSEKVMPTHCAVEPFPVDFDTVGEFYHKIGTGFQAIPEDVLFIGPPQAQANARYVDLDGSLTAVVDRDSALRAIEMIVRQGEAPTADHPDAHFCVFDAIRVEYEHELERARAGGTPFEPVRPVIANPMTHFYGEGSGGALIGDELTHNVADLYNVAYDTMLLMLLRFFAHTDESEQELEILSRGTMRMMASVLRPLGEALTKMPAGEAYPGRTAGPGFGFNRDVHLLPHKESAWIFFAERLGEMARKAAFIRTHFEVPPEIEEAAAALQDVGARIGALSRAGYDGIAAEIEALERSAGIAIAPEHNGPYLVSNVPLLTNSKGETLPVRTEMALCRCGHSRMKPFCDGSHVHAGFSSAKSPERTPDRIDEYAGREVTLRDNRGTCCHAGNCSDHLPAVFKNGQEPWIDPNAASAQEMIDIVLACPSGALSCTRNGVEYHDQTRAPQIYVSKDGPYHVQGGIELRGETFNEGASREHYALCRCGHSKNKPFCDGTHWYAKFTDESN from the coding sequence ATGGCTACCGAGCAGCAGACGATCGAGCTCGACCGCTCGCACATCGCCCCCGTCACCTCACGCGAAGAGCTGATCTATTTGCTCTCGCAAGCCTCGGAGCTGGAGCACGGGCTCGCGTGCGTGTACCTGTTCGCGGCGCACTCGCTGAAGAGCGACGTGTGCGAAGGCAGGCTCACCGAACCTCAGGCCGAGACGGTGCGCCGCTGGAAGCGGAAGCTCTCCGGCGTCGCGATCGAGGAGATGCTGCACCTCGCGCAGGTCGCGAACATGCTGACCGCGGTCGGCGGCGCACCGCACTTCCGGCGCACGAACTTTCCGCTCGCGCCCGACGCGTTTCCGTTCCGCATCCCGCTCTCGCTGGAGCCCTTCTCGCACGAGCTGATCGAGCGGTTCGTGTGCTACGAGATGCCGGAAGAGGGCGTCCTGGGGCCCGAGCGCCGCGCGCCGTACGACGAGATCCGCGCGCGCGTCGTGGTGCCGCGCACCGTCTCCGAGAAGGTGATGCCGACGCACTGCGCGGTCGAGCCGTTCCCGGTCGACTTCGACACCGTCGGCGAGTTCTATCACAAGATCGGCACCGGTTTTCAAGCGATCCCGGAGGACGTGCTGTTCATCGGGCCGCCGCAAGCGCAGGCGAACGCGCGCTACGTCGACCTCGACGGCTCGCTGACCGCAGTCGTCGACCGCGACTCCGCGCTGCGCGCGATCGAGATGATCGTGCGGCAAGGCGAAGCGCCGACCGCCGACCATCCCGACGCGCACTTCTGCGTCTTCGACGCGATTCGCGTCGAGTACGAGCACGAGCTCGAGCGCGCTCGGGCCGGCGGAACGCCGTTCGAGCCGGTGCGGCCGGTGATCGCCAACCCGATGACCCACTTCTACGGCGAGGGCAGCGGCGGCGCGCTGATCGGCGACGAGCTCACGCACAACGTCGCCGACCTCTACAACGTCGCCTACGACACGATGCTGCTGATGCTGCTGCGCTTCTTCGCGCACACCGACGAGTCGGAGCAGGAGCTGGAGATCCTCTCGCGCGGGACGATGCGCATGATGGCCTCGGTCTTGCGCCCGCTCGGCGAGGCGCTCACGAAGATGCCGGCCGGCGAAGCGTATCCCGGCCGAACCGCCGGGCCCGGGTTCGGCTTCAACCGCGACGTCCATCTGCTCCCGCACAAGGAGTCGGCGTGGATCTTCTTCGCGGAGCGGCTCGGCGAGATGGCGCGCAAGGCCGCCTTCATCCGCACGCACTTCGAGGTGCCGCCCGAGATCGAAGAGGCGGCCGCTGCGCTGCAGGACGTCGGCGCGCGGATCGGCGCGCTCTCGCGCGCCGGGTATGACGGGATCGCCGCGGAGATCGAGGCGCTCGAACGATCTGCCGGCATCGCGATCGCGCCCGAGCACAACGGGCCGTATCTCGTCTCGAACGTGCCGCTGCTGACCAATTCGAAGGGCGAGACGCTCCCGGTGCGGACCGAGATGGCGCTGTGCCGCTGCGGACACTCGCGGATGAAGCCCTTCTGCGACGGCTCGCACGTGCACGCCGGCTTCAGCAGCGCGAAATCGCCCGAGCGCACTCCCGACCGGATCGACGAGTACGCCGGGCGCGAGGTGACGCTGCGCGACAACCGCGGGACGTGCTGCCATGCCGGCAACTGCAGCGACCATCTTCCGGCCGTGTTCAAGAACGGGCAGGAGCCGTGGATCGACCCGAACGCTGCGAGCGCGCAGGAGATGATCGACATCGTGCTTGCCTGTCCGTCCGGCGCGCTGAGCTGCACGCGCAACGGCGTCGAGTACCACGACCAAACGCGCGCACCGCAGATCTACGTCTCGAAAGACGGACCGTACCACGTGCAGGGCGGGATCGAGCTCCGTGGCGAGACGTTCAACGAAGGCGCCTCGCGCGAGCACTACGCGCTGTGCCGCTGCGGCCATTCGAAGAACAAGCCGTTCTGCGACGGCACTCACTGGTACGCGAAGTTCACCGACGAAAGCAATTAA
- a CDS encoding metallopeptidase family protein: MGRGELSRAEFERVVSEALASLPKRFADMVENVVVSVEEEPSADDLDSLEDDDDSELLGIYRGVALTERSYDDEPFLPDEIAIFRGPINRVARTRDEAVHEVRETVIHELGHYFGLDDEEMPH, encoded by the coding sequence ATGGGTCGCGGAGAGCTGTCGCGCGCCGAGTTCGAGCGGGTGGTGAGCGAAGCGCTGGCGTCGTTGCCGAAACGGTTCGCCGACATGGTCGAGAACGTGGTCGTCTCGGTCGAAGAGGAGCCGAGCGCCGACGACCTGGACAGCCTCGAAGACGACGACGACTCCGAGCTGCTCGGCATCTACCGCGGCGTCGCGCTCACCGAGCGCTCGTACGACGACGAGCCGTTTCTTCCGGACGAGATCGCAATCTTTCGCGGGCCGATCAACCGCGTCGCGCGCACGCGCGACGAAGCGGTGCACGAAGTGCGCGAGACGGTGATCCACGAGCTCGGCCACTACTTCGGCTTGGACGACGAAGAGATGCCGCACTAG
- a CDS encoding exo-alpha-sialidase, translated as MSKVRVLIGTRKGAFIATADGKRDGWRIDGPHFAGWEIYHLKGSPADPNRLYASQSSGWFGQVIQRSDDGGATWSPVGNEFTYAGVPGTHQWYDGTPRPWEFKRVWHLEPSHGDPDDVYAGVEDAALFRSTDGGTSWTELRGLREHGSGPQWQPGAGGMCLHTILLDPRQNGRIFVAISAAGAFRSDDAGATWRPVNRGLRSAQLPDEDAEVGHCVHRIARHPSRPDVLFMQKHWDVMRSDDAGESWREVSGNLPSDFGFPIDVHAHEPETIYVVPIKSDSEHFVPDAKLRVYRSRTGGEEWEALSDGLPQRDCYVNVLRDAMAVDSLDPCGVYFGTTGGQVYASANAGDAWTAIARDLPAVLSVEAQTLP; from the coding sequence ATGAGCAAGGTTCGAGTTCTGATCGGCACGCGCAAGGGCGCGTTCATCGCCACGGCCGACGGCAAGCGTGACGGCTGGCGCATCGACGGCCCGCACTTCGCGGGCTGGGAGATCTACCACCTCAAAGGCTCGCCGGCCGACCCGAACCGGCTCTACGCTTCGCAGAGCAGCGGATGGTTCGGGCAGGTGATCCAGCGCTCCGACGACGGCGGCGCCACCTGGTCGCCGGTCGGCAACGAGTTCACGTACGCCGGCGTGCCGGGGACGCACCAGTGGTACGACGGCACGCCGCGGCCGTGGGAGTTCAAGCGCGTCTGGCATCTGGAGCCCTCGCACGGCGATCCGGACGACGTCTACGCCGGCGTCGAAGACGCCGCGCTGTTCCGCTCGACCGACGGCGGCACGAGCTGGACCGAGCTGCGCGGCCTGCGCGAGCACGGTTCGGGTCCGCAATGGCAGCCGGGTGCCGGCGGAATGTGCTTGCACACGATCCTGCTCGACCCGCGCCAGAACGGACGCATCTTCGTCGCGATCTCGGCCGCCGGAGCGTTCCGCAGCGACGACGCCGGCGCGACGTGGCGGCCGGTCAACCGCGGGCTGCGCTCGGCGCAGCTTCCCGACGAGGACGCCGAAGTCGGGCACTGCGTGCACCGCATCGCGCGCCATCCCTCGCGCCCCGACGTGCTCTTCATGCAGAAGCACTGGGACGTGATGCGCAGCGACGACGCGGGCGAGTCGTGGCGCGAGGTCAGCGGAAACTTGCCGAGCGACTTCGGCTTTCCGATCGACGTGCACGCGCACGAGCCCGAGACGATCTACGTGGTGCCGATCAAGAGCGACTCCGAGCACTTCGTCCCCGACGCGAAGCTGCGCGTCTACCGCAGCCGGACCGGCGGCGAGGAGTGGGAAGCGCTCAGCGACGGGTTGCCGCAGCGCGACTGCTACGTGAACGTGCTGCGCGACGCGATGGCCGTCGACTCGCTCGACCCGTGCGGCGTGTACTTCGGCACGACCGGCGGCCAGGTGTACGCCTCGGCCAACGCGGGCGATGCGTGGACGGCGATCGCGCGCGATCTCCCGGCCGTGCTTTCGGTCGAAGCACAAACGCTGCCGTGA
- a CDS encoding MoaD/ThiS family protein, with amino-acid sequence MIRVVLPAHLKTLAQANGEVQLEAGERPTQRTVLDALEARYPVLRGTIRDHHTQRRRPFVRFFACAHDLSHELPDAPLPDAVATGAEPYLIVGAMAGG; translated from the coding sequence GTGATCCGCGTCGTCTTGCCGGCGCATCTCAAAACGCTCGCGCAAGCGAACGGCGAGGTGCAGCTCGAGGCCGGCGAACGCCCCACGCAACGCACCGTCCTCGACGCGCTCGAGGCGCGCTACCCGGTGCTGCGCGGAACGATTCGCGACCACCACACGCAGCGGCGGCGCCCGTTCGTGCGGTTCTTCGCCTGCGCGCACGACCTCTCGCACGAGCTTCCCGATGCGCCGCTCCCCGACGCCGTCGCCACCGGCGCCGAACCGTACTTGATCGTCGGCGCGATGGCGGGCGGCTGA
- a CDS encoding RNA polymerase sigma factor: MIEFDAHRAIDAVWRIESPKLIAGLARIVRDVGVAEDLAQDALVAALERWPQAGIPNNPGAWLMATAKHRAIDLLRRGPMLERKHEELARELVAHELSAPDFEAAIDDDVGDDLLRLMLIACHPVLSKDARVALTLRLLGGLTTEEIARAFLVAAPAIAQRIVRAKRTLAEARVPFEVPRGAELAARLSSVLEVLYLIFNEGYAATAGEDWMRPALCEDALRLGRVLAQLVPREPEVHGLVALMEIQASRAHARLRPTGEPVRLSDQDRARWDRLLIRRGLAALERAEQLGGALGPYALQAAIAACHARAKTFAETDWARIAALYDALAQLAPSPVVELNRAVAVGMAFGPEAGLELADALRAEPSLKTYHLLPSVRGDLLEKLGRSAEARAEFERAAALTRNARERELLLARAAAQVPS, from the coding sequence GTGATCGAGTTCGACGCGCACCGCGCGATCGACGCGGTGTGGCGGATCGAGTCGCCGAAGCTGATCGCCGGCCTCGCGCGCATCGTGCGCGACGTCGGCGTCGCCGAGGACCTCGCGCAGGACGCGCTCGTCGCGGCGCTTGAGCGCTGGCCCCAGGCCGGAATACCGAACAACCCCGGCGCTTGGCTGATGGCGACCGCGAAGCACCGCGCGATCGACCTGCTGCGTCGCGGCCCGATGCTCGAGCGCAAGCACGAAGAGCTCGCCCGCGAGCTGGTGGCGCACGAGCTGAGCGCTCCCGATTTCGAGGCTGCCATCGACGACGACGTCGGCGACGATCTCTTGCGATTGATGCTGATCGCCTGCCATCCGGTTCTCTCGAAGGACGCGCGGGTCGCGCTGACGCTGCGGCTGCTCGGCGGCTTGACGACGGAGGAGATCGCGCGCGCGTTTCTGGTCGCCGCGCCGGCGATCGCGCAGCGGATCGTGCGCGCGAAACGAACCTTGGCCGAAGCGCGCGTTCCGTTCGAAGTGCCGCGGGGGGCGGAGCTCGCCGCGCGTCTGTCGTCCGTGCTCGAGGTGCTCTACCTGATCTTCAACGAGGGCTACGCGGCGACGGCCGGCGAGGACTGGATGCGGCCGGCGTTGTGCGAGGACGCGCTGCGCCTCGGCCGCGTCCTCGCCCAGCTCGTCCCGCGCGAGCCGGAAGTGCACGGGCTCGTCGCGCTCATGGAGATTCAAGCTTCGCGCGCGCACGCGCGGCTCCGTCCGACCGGCGAGCCGGTGCGCTTGTCGGACCAAGACCGCGCGCGCTGGGACCGGCTGCTGATCCGGCGCGGGCTCGCCGCGCTCGAGCGCGCCGAGCAGCTCGGCGGCGCGCTCGGACCGTACGCGTTGCAGGCGGCGATCGCCGCGTGCCACGCGCGCGCGAAGACGTTCGCCGAGACCGACTGGGCGCGCATCGCCGCGCTGTACGACGCGCTCGCGCAGCTCGCGCCCTCGCCGGTCGTCGAGCTGAACCGCGCGGTTGCGGTCGGAATGGCGTTCGGTCCCGAGGCCGGTCTGGAACTGGCCGACGCGCTGCGTGCGGAGCCGTCGCTCAAGACGTATCACCTGCTCCCGAGCGTGCGCGGCGATCTGCTGGAGAAGCTCGGGCGCTCGGCCGAAGCGCGCGCCGAGTTCGAGCGCGCCGCGGCGCTGACGCGCAACGCGCGCGAGCGCGAGCTGCTGCTGGCGCGCGCGGCCGCCCAGGTCCCGAGCTGA
- a CDS encoding YciI family protein codes for MRFMVIVKASAESEAGELPSEELLNAMGRFNEELVNAGVMLDGNGLHASSKGARIKFDGEKRTVTDGPFAETKELVAGYWLIQAKSKEEAIEWFKRAPFDGGSEIEIRQVFEVSDFVEAGIPADNEALRNESEFREKVRNAQS; via the coding sequence ATGCGATTCATGGTGATTGTCAAGGCGAGCGCCGAGTCTGAAGCCGGCGAGTTGCCCAGCGAAGAGCTGCTCAACGCGATGGGCCGGTTCAACGAGGAACTGGTGAACGCCGGCGTGATGCTCGACGGAAACGGGCTGCACGCGAGCTCGAAGGGCGCGCGGATCAAGTTCGACGGCGAGAAGCGCACCGTCACGGACGGCCCCTTCGCCGAAACCAAAGAGCTCGTCGCCGGCTACTGGCTGATCCAAGCGAAGTCGAAAGAAGAAGCGATCGAGTGGTTCAAGCGCGCGCCGTTCGACGGCGGCTCAGAGATCGAGATCCGCCAAGTCTTCGAGGTGTCGGACTTCGTCGAGGCAGGCATCCCGGCCGACAACGAAGCGCTGCGCAACGAGTCCGAGTTCCGCGAGAAGGTGCGCAACGCGCAGTCCTGA